ACCGTTATTCCCGAAACTAATTAAGAAGTTGAGGCAAAATGACCTCAAAGAACAAAACATCTTATGAGTACTGTAAAGAAATTTGGCCTGCAGGAAATTGTGGCCCACTGTAAAGAATATGGATTTGTCTACCCCTCTTCAGATATTTATGGAGGACTCAATGCCGTCTATGATTACGGCCCCTACGGTAGCCAACTCCGCCAAAATATTAAGGATTATTGGTGGCGCGCTATGGTGCAAGCTCATGAAAATATTGTGGGCCTAGATGCTTCTATCTTTATGCACCCGCAAACTTGGGTGGCTTCTGGCCATGTAGATGCCTTTAATGATCCCATGATCGATAATAAGGATTCTAAAAAACGCTACCGTGCCGACCACCTAATCGAGGAGGTGTATGCGGGTAAGTTAGAAGGTAAAATCGCTAAGGAAATTCGCAAAGCAGCTAAGCGCTTTGGCGATGCCTTTGATGAGCAGGAGTTCCGAGCCACCAACCCCAGAGTCCTAAAATATCAGGGCCAAATTGATTCTGCCATTGAGCGCATGAATGTGTTCCTCAATGCTGAAGATTTAGCTGGCTTTAAAGGCCTAATTGAGGAGCTAGAGATCAAATGCCCCGTTAGTGGAACAGGCAATTGGACCGATATCCGTCAGTTTAACTTGATGTTCTCTACTCAAGGGGGAGGCTCTTTGGGCGACAATAATTTATACCTTCGCCCCGAAACCGCTCAAGGTATTTTTGTCAATTTCAATAATGTGCTCAATAGCTCTCGCCAAAAGTTGCCCTTTGGTATTGCGCAGATCGGTAAGGCTTTCCGCAACGAGATTGTGGCCCGACAGTTTGTCTTCCGCATGAGAGAGTTTGAACAAATGGAGATGCAGTATTTTGTGCGCCCTGGCCAAGAGCTAGAAGCCTATGAGTACTGGAAAGAAAAGCGCCTTCGTTGGCATCAAGCTATTATTGGCGGAGAAAATGCGCACCGTTTCCACAAACACGAAAAATTGGCGCATTATGCCAATGCCGCTGCCGATATTGAGTTTGAATATGCCTTTGGCTTCCGCGAGCTAGAGGGCATCCACTCTCGCACCGACTTTGACCTCAAGGCCCACCAAGAGCTCTCTGGCAAGAAGTTGCAATATTTTGATCCCGAACTCAAGGAGAGCTACGTGCCTTATGTGGTCGAGACTTCTGTGGGCTGCGATCGGATGTTCTTGGCGGTCCTCAGCGATGCGCTCCAAGAGGATATTGTACCCGATGCCGATGGCCAAGAATCTAGCCGCACGGTCATGAAGCTGCACCCCGCTTTGGCCCCCGTCAAATGCGCAATCTTGCCTTTGCTCAAGAACAAAGAGGCCCTAACGAGCAAGGCCAGAGAGGTCTTTGACCGCCTAAAATATAGCTTCCAATGCCAGTACGATGAGAAAGATGCCATTGGCCGCCGCTACCGCCGCCAAGATGCTATCGGTACGCCTTATTGCGTGACCATCGACTTTGATACTTTGGAGGATAATACGGTAACCATTCGCGATCGCGATACCCTAGAGCAGAAACGAGTATCTATTGATGAGGTGGAACGCATCATCAGCGAGAAAGTAGATGTAGCGCAGTTGCTTCGCCAGTTGTAGGATAAGGATTTGGGGCTGCCCACTCGCTTCGCTCGGGTCGGGCTGTTTCGCAGCTCGCTGTTCGCTCGGCCCTTCGGCGCAAGCGCCTCGGTCTGCCGCCTTTGGCGGCCCTGCTGTCCATCCCTCAGCCTGCGGGCGCTTCGCGCCCTGCTTGCTGCAGAAGAGGGCCCAAAACCACGGTTTTGGGCCCTCTTTATTGGTCCAGAACGACCGAAGGGAGTGGCCTAGCGATGGTAGGCAGTGCGGCGAAGCCGCAGACCAAGCAAAAACTTGTTTTTTGCGCAGGGCCGAGCGAATAGCGAGCTGCCGAACGTAGCGCCGACGAGCGCAGCGAGGCGGAGGCCCCAAAATACCTAATCTCTAAACGGTTTAGGGACCTCATAAAGGGAAATCAGGCCCTCCCAACTGACCACCGCAATATAGCGGCCATCGGGGCTGATGGCCGTATGCGAAACCGCCCGCCCCTGAAAGGGAACTACCGCCTTAGGTTGCCCAGTTTGGCCATCATAGAGATAAAGATGCCCATTTTGGCCAATGCCGGCATAGTAATTTTGCTTGGCCGTAAAGCCACCAAAACAATGCTCCGACATCAGGGTGCTCTTATTGTCATAGCCCCGAACCACAGGCGCAGGCAGCAGCTTGCTAACTCGCCCATTTAGCCAATGGGCCAAATTTATCGAATGACTTTGCCAGAGCAGGGGGACAAAAGGCTGGCCCTCTTCCTTTAATTTTTGCTCCCATTTTGCCGCTGATGGTCCTCGGTAATTATGGATAGATCGAAGCTCCAGAACATAATCAAAGACATTGTTTTTGCGGTAATGGATGCCCAAAATTGCTCGACTATCGGGCGTAAAGCAGGCATCTAAATAATGTTTTTTGAGTTTTTGAGGCTGTAATTTTAGGTCCGGAAAGCTATAGAGTGGCTGCACGCCCGCCTTATGCTGATAGGCGGAGGGAAGGGCCAAAAGGTAGTTCCCATCAGGCGAAAAGCGAAGTTGAGAATAGTTCAATACCTCATCATTGGGCGGTAAATCTTGCCGCCAGTTGGGCTGTTTCGTTTTTAATATTCGGACATTGGGGCCATAATGCGAGCCCACTGCCAGATACTTCCCATCAGGCGAAAAACTGAGCAAATCGGGAGGAAACATAAAGGTTTCGGCCCCTTTGAGTTGGCCGCCCACTCCTTTTTTTGTCAGATAAACAGGGCGGGGCCATTGGCGGCAGGCCAAGAGAAAGCCCTTGCCTTCTTGGTCCCAGCTGCCATCTTCCCAGCCATTGCAGCGGCAATCTTTGGGCAGGGGAACCGGCTTTAGTTTCTGGTTTTTGCGCTTCCAAAGTAGAATATTGACACTGCCCACAATTAAGAGCTCTTTGTCGTTGGGGGAAAACTCTAGGCCTTCAATCCAGCTTCTATCGACAATTGTGTCCATGAGCTTGGCTTGGTCCAGATAATCCCAAATTTCTAGGCGGCCATGAAAAAAGCCGAGGGCCAAAAGCTCCCCATCCTGAGAAAAAGCAATTCGCTGCGTTTGCCGATAATTAAAATCCGTTTTGATGGGATCTAATTGCAAGCTGTTGAGCTCCAATTTGGCCAGTTGGACATCTAATCTTTGGCTAGGAATAATACTCACCACCGCCTCCTCTTTTTGGGGATGAAACTCAATAGCGGCTAGGGTACCAGGCAGCTCTCGAACTTCGCCCGTCTTTAGGTTTTTAATTTTAGAGAGCTGATACTGTCCGCCATAAATCGCCAGCCATTTGCCATCGGGGCTAATGCGGGCCTCAGGGTTATCAGAAGCAAAGGGCAGGCTATCAATCAGCTCGCCAGTATAATAATTAAAGACATAAGCCCCATTTTTGTCATTACAGACCATTCCCAAAGGCTGATTTTTGAGAATGCGTAGGCTGCGGCTCAGGTTGCTGTAATTTTTTTGGTGCCTAAAGCCTCTTTCCCAAAGTAGCTGCCCGTTTTTTCGGTCCCAAGCCGTCAGATAACTACCGCCTGCAATCAGAATAATAGAATCATGAGCCGCAAATCGAATATCGCCTGCCATCGGCGCAAAAGGGGCGCTCCAGCGGCTATCGCCCCAACTGTGCAAAAACTTCATCTTAGGTAGGCTGTCGGCAGGAGGAGAAGCATTATAAATGTAGTATTCTGAGACAAAAGCCTGTTTTTGGGCCAAGGCAAAGAAAAAAAAATGAAAAAAAATGAGAAAAAAAATGCTGCGCATATGGCCAGTTTTATGAAAAAGGGCTTCAAAATATCATTTTAAAAATAGGGGGCAAGCCTGCCTTTGGGCTGATAAAATTAAGTCCTTTAGAAGAAATGAAAAATTATAAAAGGATATGTTAAAACAGGACTATTTTAGCCCATTTAGTTGCATAGATGCTAGGTGCTCAGAAAATGGTTGTGGAGACAAATAAATTTCAAAAGGATTTGGAAATCTGAGAGATAGACCCCATATTTGTGTATACAAAGTTCTATATATGGTCCCTTAAACAACAGCAAATTTGTTGTTTTAAAGTTGGACTTTTACTTATCCAGAAAGGTGGAGGGATTAGGCCCAAAGAAACCTTAGCAACCTGCTCTTAGAGGCAAGGTGCTACTTCCTACTGAAGCCGAAAGGCGGAGGGGCAGATAAGCGAAGCTGTTTTAGATGAAGCATCGAAAGATGACGAAATATAAAAAGCTCGAAGGTATTTGCCTTTGAGCTTTTATCGTTTTAGGACGATATTTTAATGGTTTATGTTGTTTAGTTGTTTGTTAGCTGTGACTCTCTGTGCCCTTGGGCGCAGGGAGTTTTTTTATGCCTCTATCTAGAGTTCGGCTAAAAACTTAATCATTTTTTAATGAGAACTCATTATATTAAGCGGGCCAAATTAAACCGCTATGATTTTTAGCTGTTTAGCTAGGCGAATCATCATCAAATTCTAATCAAATTTATTATGGCTACGACAACTAGCAAAAAAGTACTGGGTGGCGGAGAATTTCTCCTCGAGCA
This genomic interval from Saprospira grandis contains the following:
- a CDS encoding glycine--tRNA ligase, with translation MSTVKKFGLQEIVAHCKEYGFVYPSSDIYGGLNAVYDYGPYGSQLRQNIKDYWWRAMVQAHENIVGLDASIFMHPQTWVASGHVDAFNDPMIDNKDSKKRYRADHLIEEVYAGKLEGKIAKEIRKAAKRFGDAFDEQEFRATNPRVLKYQGQIDSAIERMNVFLNAEDLAGFKGLIEELEIKCPVSGTGNWTDIRQFNLMFSTQGGGSLGDNNLYLRPETAQGIFVNFNNVLNSSRQKLPFGIAQIGKAFRNEIVARQFVFRMREFEQMEMQYFVRPGQELEAYEYWKEKRLRWHQAIIGGENAHRFHKHEKLAHYANAAADIEFEYAFGFRELEGIHSRTDFDLKAHQELSGKKLQYFDPELKESYVPYVVETSVGCDRMFLAVLSDALQEDIVPDADGQESSRTVMKLHPALAPVKCAILPLLKNKEALTSKAREVFDRLKYSFQCQYDEKDAIGRRYRRQDAIGTPYCVTIDFDTLEDNTVTIRDRDTLEQKRVSIDEVERIISEKVDVAQLLRQL
- a CDS encoding WD40 repeat domain-containing protein is translated as MRSIFFLIFFHFFFFALAQKQAFVSEYYIYNASPPADSLPKMKFLHSWGDSRWSAPFAPMAGDIRFAAHDSIILIAGGSYLTAWDRKNGQLLWERGFRHQKNYSNLSRSLRILKNQPLGMVCNDKNGAYVFNYYTGELIDSLPFASDNPEARISPDGKWLAIYGGQYQLSKIKNLKTGEVRELPGTLAAIEFHPQKEEAVVSIIPSQRLDVQLAKLELNSLQLDPIKTDFNYRQTQRIAFSQDGELLALGFFHGRLEIWDYLDQAKLMDTIVDRSWIEGLEFSPNDKELLIVGSVNILLWKRKNQKLKPVPLPKDCRCNGWEDGSWDQEGKGFLLACRQWPRPVYLTKKGVGGQLKGAETFMFPPDLLSFSPDGKYLAVGSHYGPNVRILKTKQPNWRQDLPPNDEVLNYSQLRFSPDGNYLLALPSAYQHKAGVQPLYSFPDLKLQPQKLKKHYLDACFTPDSRAILGIHYRKNNVFDYVLELRSIHNYRGPSAAKWEQKLKEEGQPFVPLLWQSHSINLAHWLNGRVSKLLPAPVVRGYDNKSTLMSEHCFGGFTAKQNYYAGIGQNGHLYLYDGQTGQPKAVVPFQGRAVSHTAISPDGRYIAVVSWEGLISLYEVPKPFRD